The following are encoded together in the Asticcacaulis sp. genome:
- a CDS encoding putative lipid II flippase FtsW: protein MAHAYAHPFTRTDRSPTAIWWWTLDRVTLTLALILLVLGFFFSFSSSPVAAPHTSHYDTFYYTKRHFVFALLTAVVMIMVSMLSLKGIKRVSVLAYGGAISIMAMLPLIGHAAKGGRRWLELGPVALQPSEFLKPALIVLIAWMFCEGQKGKGVPGVTVAFCLYALAIGLLLIQPDVGQSILITIAFGACFFISGVPFRWIIGMLAAAGTGLVGLFFIQPHFRNRIMGFISPDADSGFQVARAKAAIANGGLFGVGLNEGTMKRLIPDLHTDFIYSVVAEEYGLWLILIIIGIFAFIIIRGLLKAMAMQDPFRQIATSGLYIMLGMQVLINVSVNLGLIPPKGMTLPFISYGGSSMLAMGLTLGFILALTRRRQEEIPQDDPTKW, encoded by the coding sequence ATGGCTCACGCTTACGCCCATCCGTTCACGCGCACCGATCGCTCGCCGACCGCCATCTGGTGGTGGACGCTCGACCGCGTCACCTTGACGCTGGCGCTGATCCTGCTGGTGCTGGGCTTCTTCTTTTCCTTCTCGTCGTCGCCGGTGGCGGCGCCGCATACCAGCCATTACGACACCTTTTACTACACCAAGCGCCATTTCGTCTTCGCCCTGCTGACGGCGGTGGTGATGATCATGGTATCCATGCTGTCGCTGAAAGGGATAAAGCGCGTCAGTGTGCTGGCCTATGGCGGCGCTATTTCGATCATGGCCATGCTGCCGCTGATCGGTCACGCGGCCAAGGGCGGGCGGCGCTGGCTCGAACTGGGGCCCGTAGCGCTCCAGCCGTCGGAATTCCTCAAGCCGGCCCTGATCGTGCTGATCGCCTGGATGTTCTGCGAAGGGCAGAAGGGCAAGGGGGTGCCTGGGGTGACGGTCGCTTTCTGCCTCTATGCCCTGGCCATTGGCCTGCTGCTGATCCAGCCGGATGTCGGGCAGTCGATCCTGATCACCATTGCTTTCGGGGCCTGTTTCTTCATTTCGGGCGTACCGTTCCGCTGGATCATCGGCATGCTGGCTGCGGCCGGCACTGGCCTGGTCGGGCTGTTCTTCATCCAGCCGCACTTCCGCAACCGCATCATGGGCTTCATTTCGCCGGACGCCGATTCCGGCTTCCAGGTAGCCCGCGCCAAGGCGGCCATCGCCAATGGCGGCCTGTTCGGCGTGGGGCTCAATGAAGGCACGATGAAGCGGCTGATCCCCGACCTGCATACCGATTTCATCTATTCGGTGGTGGCGGAAGAATATGGCCTGTGGCTGATCCTGATCATCATCGGCATTTTCGCCTTTATCATCATCCGCGGCCTGCTCAAGGCCATGGCGATGCAGGATCCGTTCCGCCAGATTGCCACCTCCGGGCTCTATATCATGCTGGGTATGCAGGTGCTGATCAATGTGTCGGTCAATCTCGGCCTGATTCCCCCCAAGGGCATGACCCTGCCGTTTATTTCCTACGGTGGTTCGTCCATGCTGGCCATGGGGCTGACCCTTGGCTTCATTCTGGCCCTGACGCGCCGGCGTCAGGAAGAAATACCGCAGGACGATCCGACAAAATGGTAA
- a CDS encoding PQQ-binding-like beta-propeller repeat protein — MYRQILIIGTLFLPMLVVGCGGGGETSSGGGPLPSINVTLSSASGSATVTEGATAADFSADAIGVPSTKLTTTVFADVKYDNAVFSSVTAKAGTAANSYHLVATTQSNLTVGDHTGDITLRLCQDSGCNKVYAGSTVTYHYGVTVKLGDWAGFQRNAAHSGYVPITLDPANFSKAWEWQGGPNGRLKPVVTGDGAAYIVHAVSYQDARIYSLNESTGVLNWTYNVGRNLSQIGTPATGNGSVYLPFYNDDATTTEGTIVGVNAASGLSNAALPFAIQNNFLNTPVLDGDDLYFSYGKNSGQVYKFGLKDNTQKWLSDYVKSITWVNQTPAVDANYVYYNSFYGLSVFNKTDGHLAFNIDDPKASGEGYSYFGAPQITASGHVILSDLQLSLNSELVCYDIGTRSIIWRAPGRNFIVAAANGVIYSTRNIPKVMEALDEKDGSVLWSWPMPASAPSMEPNLLVTDNLLFLSTMDTTYAIDLKTHQQVWSYPAHGSLSLSANYILYIVPQEYGDPNMVTAIKLK, encoded by the coding sequence ATGTATCGTCAAATCCTGATTATCGGGACATTGTTCTTGCCAATGCTGGTTGTTGGCTGTGGGGGCGGTGGAGAAACCAGCTCCGGCGGTGGCCCACTACCTTCAATCAACGTAACGCTTTCAAGCGCTTCTGGTAGTGCCACGGTAACCGAAGGAGCGACTGCCGCCGATTTCAGCGCCGACGCAATAGGTGTTCCGAGCACCAAATTGACAACGACTGTGTTTGCAGACGTGAAATATGACAACGCCGTATTCTCGTCAGTAACGGCGAAAGCTGGAACTGCGGCAAATAGTTACCATCTTGTGGCAACTACGCAATCCAACCTGACTGTCGGTGATCATACGGGAGATATTACACTCAGGCTCTGCCAGGATTCGGGGTGCAACAAAGTATATGCTGGTTCAACGGTCACCTATCATTATGGGGTGACGGTCAAGTTGGGAGATTGGGCCGGGTTCCAAAGGAATGCCGCGCATTCGGGCTATGTGCCGATAACACTTGATCCGGCTAACTTCAGTAAAGCCTGGGAGTGGCAGGGTGGCCCAAACGGACGTTTGAAGCCTGTCGTTACAGGGGACGGGGCGGCGTACATTGTCCATGCAGTCTCCTACCAAGACGCTCGGATATACAGTCTGAATGAGAGTACTGGCGTTTTGAACTGGACGTATAATGTTGGCAGGAACCTGTCCCAGATAGGTACGCCCGCCACGGGCAATGGTTCGGTTTATCTGCCGTTTTATAATGATGATGCGACGACCACAGAAGGCACAATTGTCGGTGTAAACGCAGCTAGCGGGTTGTCAAATGCCGCCCTTCCTTTTGCGATACAAAACAATTTCCTTAACACCCCTGTGCTTGATGGCGACGACCTGTATTTTTCCTATGGGAAAAACTCGGGTCAGGTTTACAAATTCGGTTTGAAGGACAATACCCAGAAATGGTTGAGCGATTATGTCAAATCAATTACCTGGGTAAACCAGACTCCGGCCGTTGACGCAAATTACGTATATTATAACAGCTTCTACGGTCTGTCTGTTTTCAATAAGACAGATGGCCATCTAGCCTTCAATATAGATGATCCTAAAGCGTCGGGGGAAGGTTACAGCTATTTTGGTGCTCCGCAAATTACGGCATCGGGACATGTTATCCTATCAGACTTGCAGTTGAGCCTGAATTCAGAACTGGTTTGTTATGATATCGGGACGCGATCGATAATCTGGCGTGCACCTGGCCGGAATTTTATTGTCGCGGCCGCTAATGGTGTCATTTACAGCACGCGCAACATACCTAAAGTAATGGAAGCTCTGGATGAAAAGGATGGCAGCGTTTTGTGGTCATGGCCGATGCCTGCGTCAGCGCCTTCTATGGAACCCAACTTGTTGGTTACCGATAATCTCCTGTTCCTGAGCACAATGGATACGACCTACGCTATTGATCTGAAGACACATCAACAGGTCTGGTCTTATCCTGCACACGGCTCATTGAGTCTGTCCGCAAACTACATTTTATATATTGTGCCGCAGGAATACGGTGACCCTAACATGGTCACGGCTATAAAGCTGAAATGA
- the murD gene encoding UDP-N-acetylmuramoyl-L-alanine--D-glutamate ligase, with protein MIPVKGFEGKQVAIFGLGRSGLSAARALKAGGALPILWDDKPSNLLPATKEGFTVENLKTADWSQFAALVLSPGVPLTHPTPHWTVEMAHAAHVPVMGDIELFARTLACLPAHKRPRTVAITGTNGKSTTTALIGHILKSAGKDVHVGGNIGVGILDLPDMHAGAIYVIETSSYQLDLTLSFSPDVSVLMNITPDHLDRHGGMEGYIKAKRRIFMAQGSKQTAVIGADDDYTSAIISDMRVNSPVKLVSISARRTLGHGVYALNGMLYDGTNVRARQVIDLKAVRTLTGRHNWQNAAAAYSACKALGLEMDEIVTGMRTFPGLAHRMQEIGRIGHVRFINDSKATNADAARQAMSSFDKFYWIAGGVAKAGGIEDLRDLFPRIKHAYLIGEAAELFEVTIGKAAPCTQSRLLFTAVAQAYAEAEKSGREEIVLFSPACASFDQFTDFEARGDAFRDAVSEIKLGVTGEKV; from the coding sequence ATGATTCCGGTAAAAGGCTTTGAGGGCAAGCAGGTCGCCATCTTCGGACTGGGGCGGTCGGGGCTGTCGGCGGCGCGCGCGCTGAAGGCCGGCGGCGCCCTGCCCATCCTGTGGGATGACAAGCCGTCGAACCTGCTGCCGGCCACCAAGGAAGGCTTTACGGTCGAGAACCTGAAGACCGCCGATTGGTCGCAGTTCGCCGCTCTGGTGCTGTCTCCCGGCGTACCTCTGACCCATCCGACGCCGCACTGGACGGTAGAGATGGCCCATGCCGCGCATGTGCCGGTGATGGGCGATATCGAACTGTTTGCCCGCACGCTCGCCTGTCTGCCGGCGCATAAGCGGCCGCGCACCGTGGCGATCACCGGCACCAATGGCAAGTCGACCACCACGGCCCTGATCGGCCACATCCTGAAGAGTGCCGGCAAGGACGTCCATGTCGGCGGCAATATTGGTGTCGGCATTCTCGATCTGCCGGATATGCACGCTGGCGCCATCTATGTCATCGAAACCTCCTCCTATCAGTTGGACCTGACCCTGAGCTTTTCGCCGGATGTCTCCGTGCTGATGAATATCACCCCCGATCACCTCGACCGCCACGGCGGTATGGAAGGCTATATCAAGGCCAAGCGCCGGATCTTCATGGCACAGGGCTCGAAGCAGACGGCAGTGATCGGCGCCGACGACGACTATACGTCCGCCATTATCAGCGACATGCGCGTCAATTCGCCGGTGAAACTGGTGTCGATTTCGGCCCGCCGGACGCTCGGCCACGGCGTCTATGCGCTGAATGGTATGCTTTATGATGGCACCAATGTCCGCGCCCGCCAGGTGATCGATCTCAAGGCGGTGCGCACCCTGACCGGCCGCCACAACTGGCAGAACGCCGCCGCGGCCTATTCGGCGTGCAAGGCGCTGGGGCTGGAGATGGACGAGATTGTCACGGGAATGCGGACCTTCCCAGGTCTCGCGCACCGGATGCAGGAAATCGGCCGCATCGGCCATGTTCGCTTTATCAACGATTCCAAGGCGACCAATGCCGACGCGGCGCGCCAGGCCATGTCGTCGTTTGACAAGTTCTACTGGATCGCCGGCGGCGTGGCCAAGGCGGGCGGTATCGAAGACCTGCGCGACCTGTTCCCCCGCATCAAACACGCCTATCTGATCGGCGAGGCGGCGGAATTGTTCGAGGTGACGATCGGCAAGGCCGCGCCCTGCACGCAATCGCGCCTGCTGTTCACCGCCGTCGCGCAAGCCTATGCGGAAGCCGAGAAAAGCGGCCGCGAAGAGATCGTGCTGTTTTCCCCGGCCTGCGCCTCGTTCGACCAGTTTACCGATTTCGAGGCCCGCGGCGATGCCTTCCGCGATGCCGTCAGCGAGATCAAGCTGGGCGTGACCGGCGAGAAGGTGTGA
- the mraY gene encoding phospho-N-acetylmuramoyl-pentapeptide-transferase, translating into MFYLLYEHVTSLHQHWPLINLMKYQTVRIFLAMITAMIVAVAMGSRFIRWMRARQGKGQPIREDGPSTHLLTKKGTPTMGGLMILAGIAVATVLWVDPHSAAAWVVFGVTMAYGLLGFIDDYAKVTKQTSAGLTSIQKLIAQIAIAVGAVLVLMYYSPQPADAPQLATSLVVPVFKNFIFNLGYFYIVFGAVVIVGASNAVNLTDGLDGLAIVPVMIAAGAFTLIAYLVGNAKFAEYLIIHFVPGAGEVAVLLAAIIGGGMGFLWYNAPPAKIFMGDTGSLALGGGLGAVAVALKHEIVLAIIGGLFVMEALSVMIQVGYFKLTKKRVFLMAPIHHHFEKLGWAESTVVIRFWIVAAMLAMVGLATLKLR; encoded by the coding sequence ATGTTTTATCTGCTTTACGAGCACGTCACCAGCCTGCACCAGCACTGGCCCCTGATCAATCTGATGAAATATCAGACGGTGCGCATCTTCCTGGCCATGATCACGGCCATGATCGTTGCCGTCGCCATGGGAAGCCGTTTCATCCGCTGGATGCGCGCCCGCCAGGGCAAGGGGCAGCCGATCCGCGAGGATGGCCCTTCCACCCACCTGCTGACGAAAAAGGGCACGCCCACCATGGGCGGGCTGATGATCCTGGCGGGCATTGCTGTCGCCACGGTCCTGTGGGTCGATCCGCATTCGGCGGCGGCCTGGGTCGTCTTCGGCGTCACCATGGCCTATGGCCTGCTCGGCTTCATCGATGACTACGCCAAGGTGACCAAGCAGACCTCGGCCGGCCTGACCTCGATCCAGAAGCTGATCGCCCAGATCGCCATTGCCGTCGGCGCCGTGCTGGTGCTGATGTATTATTCGCCTCAGCCGGCCGATGCACCGCAATTGGCCACATCTCTGGTCGTGCCCGTGTTCAAGAACTTCATCTTCAATCTCGGGTATTTCTACATTGTCTTCGGCGCGGTAGTGATCGTGGGGGCGTCGAACGCCGTTAACCTGACCGACGGGCTGGATGGCCTGGCCATCGTTCCGGTGATGATCGCGGCGGGCGCCTTTACCCTGATCGCCTATCTGGTGGGTAACGCCAAATTCGCCGAATACCTGATCATCCATTTCGTGCCGGGCGCCGGTGAAGTGGCCGTGCTGCTGGCCGCCATCATCGGCGGCGGCATGGGCTTCCTGTGGTATAATGCGCCGCCGGCCAAGATCTTCATGGGCGATACCGGCTCACTGGCCCTGGGCGGGGGCTTAGGTGCCGTGGCCGTGGCCCTGAAACACGAGATCGTACTGGCCATCATCGGCGGCCTGTTCGTCATGGAGGCTCTGTCGGTCATGATCCAGGTAGGTTATTTCAAGCTGACCAAGAAGCGCGTCTTCCTGATGGCACCTATCCACCACCATTTCGAGAAGCTCGGCTGGGCGGAATCGACCGTCGTGATCCGCTTCTGGATCGTGGCGGCCATGCTGGCCATGGTCGGCCTGGCGACTCTCAAGCTAAGGTAA
- a CDS encoding UDP-N-acetylmuramoyl-L-alanyl-D-glutamate--2,6-diaminopimelate ligase: MTALRLSDILRRDLDQDPVVTGVTADSRKVGEGVLFCALPGSAADGRQFIPQAIKQGAAAILAPEGTAAEGSVVVNVSDVRRAYALAAKAFYGVQPKTCVAITGTNGKTSVATFCRQIFASLGHASASMGTLGVVTQSPDGTETAITGPGLTTPDAADLARHLAELAQGGVTHLALEASSHGIDQRRLDGVSLSAAGFTNLTQDHLDYHTTMDAYRTAKLRLFDQLLPRGKTAVLNADSDAYNAFAALSIMSGLNVMSVGERSSHLCLTGRDLTVDGQILYLEYHGKKYETKLPLAGLFQASNALVAAGLAIAAGEDAGRVIDALSKLQGARGRLERAGTKDNGAEVYVDYAHTPDGLETVLHALRPHTKGRLVCVFGCGGDRDRGKRPKMGAIAQRLADRAIVTDDNPRSEDPAAIRAEVLAGMAKGAVEIGDRKAAIFEAVAGLKTGDVLVVAGKGHEQGQIVAGTVLPFDDASVVREALKA, translated from the coding sequence ATGACAGCCCTGCGCCTGTCCGACATCCTGCGGCGCGATCTCGACCAGGACCCGGTCGTGACCGGCGTGACCGCCGACAGCCGCAAGGTGGGCGAGGGCGTGCTGTTCTGCGCCCTGCCGGGCAGCGCGGCCGATGGCCGCCAGTTCATTCCGCAGGCGATCAAACAGGGTGCGGCTGCTATTCTGGCGCCGGAAGGCACCGCTGCCGAAGGCTCCGTGGTGGTCAATGTGTCCGATGTCCGCCGGGCCTATGCCCTGGCCGCCAAGGCGTTTTACGGCGTCCAGCCGAAAACCTGCGTCGCCATTACCGGCACCAACGGCAAGACATCCGTCGCCACCTTCTGCCGGCAGATTTTCGCCTCTCTGGGCCACGCCTCGGCCAGCATGGGCACGCTTGGTGTCGTCACGCAAAGCCCGGACGGTACGGAAACCGCCATAACCGGTCCCGGCCTGACCACGCCGGACGCCGCCGACCTGGCCCGCCACCTGGCCGAACTGGCGCAGGGCGGCGTTACCCACCTGGCGCTCGAAGCCTCGTCGCATGGCATTGACCAGCGCCGGCTCGACGGCGTGTCGCTTTCGGCCGCCGGATTTACCAACCTGACTCAGGATCACCTCGACTACCACACCACCATGGACGCCTACCGGACAGCCAAGCTGCGCTTGTTCGACCAGCTTTTGCCGCGCGGCAAGACGGCGGTGCTGAATGCCGATTCCGACGCCTATAACGCCTTTGCGGCCCTGTCGATCATGTCGGGTCTGAATGTCATGAGCGTTGGCGAGCGGTCGTCGCACCTGTGCCTGACCGGCCGTGACCTGACCGTCGACGGCCAGATCCTTTATCTGGAATATCACGGTAAAAAATATGAGACCAAGCTGCCGCTGGCCGGTCTTTTTCAGGCGTCGAACGCTTTGGTTGCCGCCGGACTGGCAATTGCCGCCGGTGAGGACGCCGGCCGGGTGATCGACGCCCTCTCGAAGCTGCAAGGCGCGCGCGGTCGTCTGGAACGCGCCGGCACCAAGGATAATGGCGCGGAGGTCTATGTCGATTACGCCCATACGCCTGATGGCCTGGAAACCGTGCTGCACGCCCTGCGCCCGCATACCAAGGGCAGGCTGGTCTGTGTGTTTGGCTGCGGCGGTGACCGAGACCGCGGCAAGCGGCCGAAAATGGGCGCCATTGCACAAAGGCTGGCGGATCGCGCCATTGTCACCGACGACAACCCGCGTTCGGAAGACCCGGCGGCCATTCGTGCCGAAGTGCTGGCCGGCATGGCAAAAGGCGCTGTAGAGATCGGCGATCGCAAGGCGGCCATCTTCGAGGCCGTGGCGGGGCTGAAAACCGGCGATGTGCTGGTGGTGGCCGGCAAGGGCCATGAGCAGGGCCAGATCGTGGCGGGCACCGTCCTGCCGTTCGATGATGCCAGCGTGGTACGTGAGGCCCTGAAGGCATAG
- a CDS encoding penicillin-binding protein 2 — protein MGISIIESTQSGFQWVADRVWKVEHAFERANASGVKASSARMRIFCILVGMTVAYVCLAGFAARGSLQGRGQIAALTGEPNARAQLVDRNGQLLATDVNDYSLFVDPNDMTGDDRSLVRRALLQIFPDLPRDQIDKPFKMNRRLLLTNNIKAAKRDEILNYGLPGISFEAVRVRDYPLANTGSAYIGMTQRGGEGMSGAEKALQDQIAANAATDQPVTLAMDLRIQGTLENEMRAMAVAQRAQSAIGIVTNVRTGEVLALASWPDFDLNRPGAFSDADRRNHAAVDRYELGSIFKVISISVGLDTGTTSLASVYDGRQPLKLGNRLIHDEHASSELLSLTDVFIKSSNIGTSRVALDVGATAMTRYYEALGLFRSADIELTEPASPLLPGRWSDSSLASSAFGQGMAITPLSFIEAANATLNGGYLRPLTIKKYDGHSPLPGTQVFSAATSRTMLELMRQNVLKGTGTRANAPGLRVGGKTGTAQKPGNGRYTNEDVSSFLAVFPVDGPVDGDRYSVLVTFDSPQGAPESGGSRMGGPVAAPVAGHVIERIAPFVGVARKEDKFTGPGWDKAPVAAEDVTGDH, from the coding sequence ATGGGGATCTCGATCATCGAATCCACCCAGTCCGGCTTCCAGTGGGTCGCTGATCGGGTGTGGAAAGTCGAACATGCGTTCGAGCGCGCTAATGCCTCGGGCGTAAAGGCGTCGAGCGCGCGGATGCGCATCTTCTGTATCCTGGTGGGCATGACCGTGGCCTATGTCTGCCTGGCGGGTTTCGCGGCGCGTGGCTCATTGCAGGGGCGCGGACAGATCGCCGCCCTGACCGGCGAACCCAATGCCAGGGCGCAGCTTGTTGACCGCAACGGGCAGTTGCTGGCCACGGACGTCAATGATTACAGCCTGTTCGTCGATCCCAACGACATGACCGGCGATGACCGCAGCCTGGTGCGCCGCGCCCTGCTGCAAATCTTCCCGGACCTGCCGCGCGACCAGATCGACAAGCCGTTCAAGATGAACCGCCGGCTGCTGCTGACCAATAATATCAAGGCGGCCAAGCGCGATGAAATCCTCAACTATGGCCTGCCAGGCATCAGTTTCGAGGCCGTGCGCGTGCGCGACTATCCGCTGGCCAATACCGGTTCGGCCTATATCGGCATGACCCAGCGCGGCGGTGAAGGCATGTCCGGCGCGGAAAAGGCCCTGCAGGACCAGATCGCCGCCAATGCCGCCACCGACCAGCCGGTGACCCTGGCCATGGACCTGCGCATCCAGGGCACGCTGGAAAATGAAATGCGCGCCATGGCCGTGGCCCAGCGGGCGCAGAGCGCCATCGGCATCGTCACCAATGTGCGCACCGGCGAGGTTCTGGCCCTGGCGAGCTGGCCCGATTTCGACCTCAACCGGCCGGGCGCCTTCAGCGATGCCGACCGCCGCAACCATGCCGCCGTCGATCGCTATGAACTGGGCTCCATTTTCAAGGTCATCTCGATCTCGGTGGGCCTCGATACCGGCACGACCTCGCTGGCTTCGGTCTATGACGGCCGCCAGCCGCTGAAACTCGGCAACCGCCTGATCCATGACGAACATGCCTCCAGTGAACTGCTGAGCCTGACCGACGTCTTCATCAAGTCGTCCAATATCGGCACCTCGCGGGTGGCGCTCGATGTCGGGGCCACGGCCATGACGCGCTATTATGAAGCGCTGGGGCTGTTCCGCTCTGCCGATATCGAACTGACCGAACCGGCTTCGCCCCTGCTGCCCGGCCGCTGGTCGGACAGCTCGCTGGCGTCCTCGGCCTTCGGGCAGGGCATGGCCATCACGCCGCTCTCCTTCATCGAGGCCGCCAACGCCACGCTCAATGGCGGCTATCTGCGTCCGCTGACGATCAAGAAATATGATGGTCATTCGCCCCTGCCGGGCACGCAGGTCTTCTCGGCCGCCACCTCGCGCACCATGCTGGAACTGATGCGCCAGAACGTGCTCAAGGGTACCGGTACCCGCGCCAATGCGCCCGGCCTGCGGGTCGGCGGCAAGACCGGTACGGCGCAAAAGCCGGGCAATGGCCGTTACACCAATGAGGACGTGTCGTCCTTCCTGGCGGTCTTCCCGGTCGACGGACCTGTGGATGGCGACAGATATAGTGTTCTGGTCACCTTCGACTCGCCGCAAGGTGCGCCTGAAAGCGGCGGCTCACGCATGGGCGGCCCGGTGGCGGCGCCCGTGGCGGGCCATGTGATCGAACGCATCGCGCCCTTTGTCGGCGTGGCGCGCAAGGAAGACAAGTTCACCGGACCGGGATGGGACAAGGCGCCCGTTGCCGCCGAAGATGTAACCGGAGACCACTGA
- a CDS encoding septum formation inhibitor MinC, translating to MNGLMRLFEQRVRGIRLIELVGGVLMFGLIFWVCLSKAKEGEDIRRMNDLDRQIAAEQTAVDGLKIQVAQLERPGRLEQLAVQYLGMKPTDPNHEARLESPAEISRTGSRPVSQAPAAAPAVPAPPPAPAAGQGDDLITVTPITAAPARKAPEVAASASGRTGGR from the coding sequence ATGAACGGTTTGATGCGACTGTTTGAACAACGCGTCCGCGGTATTCGCCTGATCGAACTGGTTGGCGGCGTGCTGATGTTCGGCCTGATCTTTTGGGTGTGCCTTAGTAAGGCGAAGGAGGGCGAGGACATCCGCCGCATGAACGATCTCGACCGCCAGATCGCCGCCGAACAGACGGCCGTCGACGGCCTCAAGATCCAGGTGGCGCAACTGGAGCGCCCCGGCCGGCTGGAACAACTGGCGGTCCAGTACCTGGGCATGAAGCCGACCGATCCGAACCATGAGGCGCGTCTGGAATCCCCGGCGGAAATTTCCCGCACCGGCTCGCGTCCGGTGTCACAGGCGCCCGCCGCGGCGCCCGCTGTGCCCGCGCCTCCGCCAGCGCCGGCGGCAGGGCAAGGTGATGATCTGATCACGGTAACCCCAATCACGGCGGCTCCAGCCCGCAAGGCGCCGGAAGTCGCCGCTTCGGCCAGCGGCCGGACGGGAGGGCGCTGA
- the rsmH gene encoding 16S rRNA (cytosine(1402)-N(4))-methyltransferase RsmH → MSQDVHASVLLPEVLAALGDVSGKLVVDGTFGAGGYSRAILERGAHVIAFDRDARVRPYVEALKADYPDRFQWVNRCFSEMKEGLAELGHEACDAIVLDIGVSSMQLDEAERGFSFMRDGPLDMRMSVDGRSAADIVNEDEKDEIAHIIWLYGEEHKSRGIAAAIVKRREAQKFERTLDLAEVVERALGGRRGAPVHPATRTFQALRIAVNDELGELERALDVAETLLKPDGILAVVTFHSLEDRIVKNFFNERAGKVSSGSRYAPQKIETRQPIYTLVTPKAVQASKAEIAANPRARSAKLRAVRRTSTPLVQIPLRQKVRS, encoded by the coding sequence ATGAGTCAGGATGTCCATGCTTCTGTCCTGTTGCCCGAAGTGCTGGCCGCGCTGGGCGATGTCTCCGGTAAGCTGGTGGTGGATGGCACATTCGGCGCCGGCGGCTATTCGCGCGCCATACTGGAGCGGGGCGCGCATGTTATTGCCTTTGACCGTGATGCCCGTGTCAGGCCCTATGTTGAGGCGCTCAAGGCCGATTACCCGGATCGTTTCCAGTGGGTCAACCGCTGTTTTTCCGAGATGAAGGAAGGGCTGGCGGAACTGGGGCATGAGGCGTGCGACGCCATCGTACTCGATATCGGCGTCTCCTCCATGCAGCTTGACGAAGCCGAGCGCGGCTTCTCCTTCATGCGTGATGGTCCTCTCGACATGCGCATGAGCGTCGATGGGCGCAGCGCCGCCGATATCGTCAACGAAGATGAAAAGGACGAGATCGCCCACATCATCTGGCTCTATGGCGAGGAGCACAAGTCGCGCGGCATCGCTGCCGCCATCGTCAAGCGCCGCGAAGCGCAGAAATTCGAGCGGACGCTGGACCTGGCCGAGGTGGTTGAGCGCGCCCTGGGTGGCCGTCGCGGCGCGCCGGTCCATCCGGCCACGCGCACCTTCCAGGCCCTGCGCATCGCCGTCAATGACGAACTGGGCGAACTGGAACGCGCGCTCGACGTGGCTGAGACCCTGCTGAAGCCGGACGGTATATTGGCGGTGGTGACCTTCCATTCGCTGGAAGACCGCATCGTCAAAAATTTCTTCAATGAACGCGCCGGCAAGGTCTCTTCCGGTTCGCGTTATGCGCCGCAGAAGATCGAGACGCGCCAACCGATCTATACGCTGGTGACGCCCAAGGCCGTGCAGGCATCGAAGGCCGAAATCGCCGCCAATCCGCGCGCACGGTCGGCCAAGCTGCGCGCCGTCCGCCGCACGTCCACACCTCTTGTCCAGATACCTCTCCGTCAAAAGGTCCGATCATGA
- a CDS encoding N-acetylmuramoyl-L-alanine amidase yields MIETPSPNFNERKSPPDMVVLHYTGMRSGQAALARMCDPDARVSAHYMVEEDGRIFRLVPEERRAWHAGVSFWKGETDINGCSIGIEIVNPGHEFGYRDFPPAQIDAVIGLLDGIRERWEIPDHRILGHSDVAPARKEDPGERFPWAELAAHGHGLWVTPDMPPEGAMGPSLGEGDTGLGVFSLQSALGKLGYEILAGGPFDAETATIITAFQRHWLPEQIGTDREGRADAKLRVTLMALLRHITLMEV; encoded by the coding sequence ATGATTGAAACCCCATCCCCCAATTTCAACGAACGCAAATCGCCGCCTGACATGGTGGTCCTGCACTATACCGGCATGAGAAGCGGCCAGGCGGCTCTCGCCCGTATGTGCGATCCGGACGCCAGGGTCTCCGCGCATTACATGGTCGAAGAGGATGGGCGGATTTTCCGGCTGGTGCCGGAAGAGCGCCGCGCCTGGCACGCCGGGGTCAGCTTCTGGAAGGGCGAGACCGATATCAATGGCTGTTCGATCGGTATCGAGATCGTCAATCCCGGCCATGAGTTCGGCTATCGTGACTTTCCGCCGGCGCAGATCGATGCGGTGATCGGCCTGCTCGATGGCATACGGGAGCGCTGGGAAATCCCCGATCATCGCATTCTGGGCCATTCCGATGTGGCGCCGGCGCGGAAAGAGGATCCGGGTGAACGCTTTCCGTGGGCCGAACTGGCGGCGCATGGTCATGGCCTGTGGGTGACGCCCGATATGCCGCCTGAAGGCGCTATGGGGCCGTCGTTGGGCGAAGGCGATACCGGCCTGGGCGTCTTTTCGCTGCAATCTGCGCTCGGCAAGCTGGGCTACGAAATCCTGGCCGGCGGTCCTTTTGATGCCGAGACTGCCACCATCATCACCGCTTTCCAGCGCCACTGGCTGCCGGAACAGATCGGCACCGACCGTGAGGGGCGAGCCGATGCGAAGCTGCGCGTCACCCTGATGGCCCTGTTGCGCCATATCACCCTGATGGAGGTTTAG